In the Scyliorhinus canicula chromosome 23, sScyCan1.1, whole genome shotgun sequence genome, one interval contains:
- the LOC119956517 gene encoding rho GDP-dissociation inhibitor 2-like: MSEQEHDEHPVCDDDEVETSLNYKPPAQKSLAEIANLDPDDESLAKYKKTLLGEGLPLVEDPNAPNVVVTRMTLVCEEAPEPISMDLTGDLVALKNTKFVLKEGVCYKVKIHFKVSLTFFYFLICH, from the exons ATGTCAGAGCAGGAACACGATGAACACCCAGTGTGTGATGACGATGAGGTGGAAACGTCATTAAACTACAAACCTCCAGCACAGAAATCTCTCGCTGAGATTGCGAATCTCGACCCAGATGATGAGAGTTTGGCAAAATACAAGAAAACGCTGCTGGGAGAGGGGCTGCCTCTGGTGGAAG ATCCCAACGCTCCCAATGTGGTTGTGACTCGAATGACTCTCGTCTGTGAGGAAGCACCAGAACCAATCAGCATGGACCTCACTG GTGACCTCGTGGCCTTGAAGAACACTAAGTTTGTGCTGAAGGAAGGCGTGTGCTACAAAGTGAAAATACACTTCAAAGTCAGTCTCACAttcttttatttccttatttGTCATTGA